The following proteins come from a genomic window of Trichoplusia ni isolate ovarian cell line Hi5 chromosome 16, tn1, whole genome shotgun sequence:
- the LOC113501642 gene encoding HD domain-containing protein 2 — MSLVIENTKILEFLELVGRLKHVKRTGWVLCDINECESIAGHMYRMGLMTFLLTEENNPTNLDRFRCLQIALVHDLAECIVGDLTPHCGVSPEEKHRREDEAMKKIAELTGIAGDRMYELYKEYENQTSPEAKFAKDLDRYDMILQAFEYEKREKAPKKLQEFFTATEGRFNHPFIKDLVTELYRQREEFEKKSLLNDHA; from the exons ATGTCCCTAGTTATTGAGAACACGAAGATCTTGGAGTTCTTGGAGCTTGTCGGTCGTCTGAAG CATGTGAAAAGGACTGGTTGGGTGCTTTGCGATATAAATGAATGCGAATCCATTGCTGGTCATATGTACCGAATGGGGCTGATGACCTTCTTGCTAACAGAAGAGAACAATCCTACAAACCTTGACAGGTTCAGGTGTCTCCAAATTG CTCTTGTCCATGACTTGGCTGAGTGCATAGTTGGAGATCTTACACCACACTGTGGTGTATCACCGGAAGAGAAACATCGGCGAGAGGATGAGGCTATGAAGAAGATAGCTGAACTCACCGGCATTGCTGGTGACAGAATGTATGAGCTGTATAAA GAATATGAGAATCAAACTTCACCAGAGGCTAAATTCGCTAAGGACTTAGACCGTTACGACATGATACTGCAGGCGTTTGAATATGAAAAACGCGAAAAGGCACCGAAGAAACTGCAAGAGTTCTTCACTGCTACTGAAGGAAGGTTCAACCATCCATTCATAAAGGACCTAGTAACAGAACTATATAGGCAAAGAGAAGAGTTTGAGAAAAAAAGTCTACTCAATGATCATGCATAG